Proteins encoded in a region of the Melioribacteraceae bacterium genome:
- a CDS encoding tetratricopeptide repeat protein, whose translation MTRCFGRTKNFKRCTRQNVFLFCKTHRSQPFWWLVSLFSIAATVITVLSAFNSGIDPISEYTRGYTYYENKNYEEARKSFQDLFDYKTEYPNAAYYLGLVFHKLNRHKEALLTWEFVPALEEHYKLNFLRGLSALTIQDYQHAEEYFTKAIHEVKPYDQILFWQSRMYALYSKMNRNLDPAIIQSVIEYCEIVDNNITLHSSGTVRANTKMELDLTIFGTLLSQKQNCFFLLNELLIRLYSKKEYHLAFNCAIRAGNYMDGPFTTPLDINPEYYKNYLLNLSKILKNINNDFKSDFLANETKLYNLLNRIKESNKSMPQISDIALTIRSIYFDMPNPETIKQGDFYVTYECNVQDDKGIARFKIDPLPFSKEIVEMNAGNSKTYSFNRSFLIEKGMLIDRNIKMKVTAVDNEGGITSEEIIPSITVKDF comes from the coding sequence ATGACGCGGTGTTTTGGAAGGACAAAAAATTTCAAGCGGTGTACCCGTCAGAATGTCTTTCTCTTCTGTAAAACTCATAGGTCCCAGCCGTTCTGGTGGCTGGTTTCGCTATTCAGTATTGCTGCTACTGTAATAACTGTTCTATCCGCTTTCAATTCCGGAATTGACCCGATTTCGGAATACACACGAGGATACACTTATTATGAGAACAAAAACTATGAAGAGGCAAGAAAATCCTTTCAGGATCTCTTCGACTATAAAACAGAATACCCAAATGCGGCCTATTATCTGGGCCTTGTGTTTCACAAATTGAACCGTCATAAAGAAGCATTGCTGACCTGGGAATTTGTTCCTGCGCTTGAGGAACATTACAAACTTAATTTTTTAAGGGGTTTGAGCGCGTTAACAATTCAGGATTATCAGCATGCTGAGGAATATTTTACCAAAGCAATACACGAGGTTAAACCTTATGATCAGATCCTTTTCTGGCAGTCGAGAATGTATGCCCTTTATTCTAAGATGAACAGAAACCTTGATCCGGCAATAATTCAGAGCGTTATCGAGTATTGTGAAATAGTAGACAATAATATAACACTCCATAGCAGCGGGACAGTCCGCGCGAATACAAAGATGGAACTTGATTTAACAATCTTTGGAACTTTGCTGAGTCAAAAGCAAAATTGTTTTTTCCTGCTAAATGAATTGTTGATTCGACTCTATTCTAAAAAAGAATACCACCTTGCTTTTAATTGTGCAATAAGGGCAGGAAACTATATGGACGGGCCTTTTACTACACCATTAGATATCAACCCTGAGTACTACAAGAATTATCTTCTGAATTTATCTAAGATACTGAAAAATATTAATAATGATTTTAAAAGTGATTTTCTTGCCAACGAAACAAAACTGTATAATTTGTTAAATAGAATTAAAGAGTCGAATAAAAGTATGCCGCAGATTTCGGATATCGCCCTTACGATTCGTTCAATTTACTTTGATATGCCGAATCCGGAAACCATCAAGCAGGGTGATTTTTACGTGACCTATGAGTGCAATGTTCAGGATGATAAAGGTATTGCTAGGTTTAAGATAGATCCTTTGCCTTTTAGCAAGGAAATAGTAGAAATGAATGCCGGGAATTCTAAGACGTATTCCTTTAATAGATCCTTTTTAATTGAGAAAGGGATGCTGATTGATAGAAATATTAAAATGAAAGTAACCGCTGTAGATAATGAAGGCGGAATAACAAGTGAGGAAATAATTCCTTCTATAACGGTAAAGGATTTTTAG
- a CDS encoding endonuclease III, with protein sequence MTEKKKFISKVNRLLIKRFGIPDRQNPLPDPLDTLIATILSQNTNDNNSYRAYKNLKQKFQDWDQILNVKRSDIERIIKVAGLSKQKSAAIKNVIEELNCRNDLNLRKVKQLESEDAIGYLTQFKGIGVKTASCVLLFSLDRNICPVDTHVHRTVNRLGILSEKTPDKTFHSLNKILPEGIAHSFHTNLIKLGREICKPANPACAFCPVEKICRYDKKNFSGSLGKVRNSFLLLDNV encoded by the coding sequence ATGACCGAAAAGAAAAAATTTATTAGCAAAGTAAACCGGCTTCTTATAAAGCGTTTCGGAATTCCAGATAGGCAGAATCCTCTACCGGATCCGCTCGATACTCTTATAGCTACCATTCTTTCCCAGAATACCAACGACAATAATTCATACAGGGCTTACAAAAACCTGAAACAGAAATTCCAGGACTGGGATCAGATTCTAAATGTTAAACGTTCAGATATCGAGAGGATTATAAAAGTAGCGGGACTTTCAAAACAGAAATCAGCAGCAATTAAAAATGTAATCGAAGAACTCAATTGTAGGAATGATCTTAATTTGAGGAAAGTAAAACAGCTTGAGAGTGAAGATGCAATCGGATATCTCACGCAGTTTAAGGGGATTGGTGTTAAAACAGCATCGTGCGTACTTCTCTTTTCACTCGACCGGAATATTTGTCCGGTTGATACGCATGTTCACCGTACGGTTAACCGACTGGGAATTTTAAGCGAAAAGACTCCCGACAAAACTTTTCATTCGCTGAACAAAATTCTTCCGGAAGGAATAGCTCATTCATTTCACACAAATCTGATCAAACTTGGCAGGGAAATCTGCAAGCCGGCAAACCCGGCCTGCGCATTCTGTCCGGTCGAAAAAATCTGCCGGTATGATAAGAAGAATTTTTCGGGTTCTTTGGGTAAGGTCAGGAATTCTTTTCTATTATTGGATAATGTTTAG
- the glmM gene encoding phosphoglucosamine mutase yields MPTLMISISGIRGIVGDGLDPEVIVRSTAAFADFCGSGKIVLGSDGRISGGMVRNLIVGTLTAKGNDVIDIGICPTPTVLFNVKHLNAAGGIQISASHNPNEWNALKLLNSKGEFLSPEENIDFLKKMDEATRHFAPWNKLGNVTDYSKGLDNHINAVLNMKHIDVEKIKTRKFRVLLDCVNGAGAYSMPKLLKKLGCKVIELNCEKNGVFPRLPEPIPENLTETMEAVRKHKADIGIVVDPDVDRLVLITEEGEPFGEENTITQAVKYYLSKKKGNVAVNLSTTRAVDDVANEFGCKVFRAPVGEANVVKKMKEVDAVIGGEGSGGVIVPDVNFGRDALVGTVITLQHLAKARCKMSRLKKSLPEYFIVKKKIEIGSANPDEILRKMVEKYKTAKTNLDDGLRIDLEDHWVHLRKSNTEPIIRCIVEAKSKDDAEKFAELYLVELTQLQK; encoded by the coding sequence ATGCCGACATTGATGATAAGCATCTCGGGTATCAGGGGAATCGTAGGCGACGGACTCGATCCTGAAGTGATAGTCCGCTCAACCGCTGCGTTTGCCGATTTCTGCGGTTCAGGAAAAATTGTATTAGGAAGTGACGGAAGGATTTCCGGAGGTATGGTTAGAAATCTGATAGTGGGTACGCTCACCGCTAAAGGAAATGATGTTATCGATATCGGCATCTGCCCAACTCCAACAGTTCTGTTCAATGTAAAGCACCTTAACGCTGCCGGAGGAATACAGATCTCCGCAAGCCACAATCCGAACGAATGGAATGCACTCAAACTTCTGAACAGTAAAGGTGAGTTTTTAAGTCCCGAAGAGAATATTGATTTTCTGAAAAAGATGGACGAAGCAACAAGGCATTTTGCGCCGTGGAATAAATTGGGGAATGTTACAGATTACTCAAAAGGACTTGATAATCATATCAATGCCGTGCTCAATATGAAGCATATCGACGTCGAAAAAATAAAAACCAGAAAGTTCAGGGTTCTTCTCGATTGCGTTAACGGTGCCGGTGCATATTCGATGCCCAAACTTCTAAAGAAACTCGGATGTAAAGTTATCGAGCTGAACTGCGAAAAGAACGGCGTCTTCCCCCGGCTGCCGGAACCGATCCCGGAAAATCTGACCGAGACAATGGAAGCAGTGAGAAAGCATAAAGCCGACATCGGTATTGTAGTAGATCCCGACGTAGACCGGCTGGTATTGATTACGGAAGAAGGCGAACCGTTCGGCGAGGAGAATACGATCACTCAGGCAGTCAAGTATTATCTCTCTAAGAAGAAAGGAAATGTTGCTGTTAATCTTTCAACTACACGCGCAGTAGATGATGTGGCAAATGAATTCGGATGCAAAGTTTTCCGCGCGCCTGTTGGAGAGGCAAATGTTGTTAAGAAGATGAAAGAGGTTGATGCCGTCATAGGAGGAGAAGGGAGCGGCGGCGTAATAGTACCCGATGTGAATTTCGGAAGGGACGCGCTCGTAGGGACTGTAATTACATTGCAGCATCTTGCGAAAGCGCGATGCAAGATGAGCCGGCTGAAAAAATCGCTTCCCGAGTATTTCATTGTAAAAAAGAAAATAGAAATCGGCAGCGCCAATCCCGATGAAATTCTAAGAAAAATGGTTGAGAAGTATAAGACGGCTAAAACTAATCTGGACGACGGGCTCAGAATAGATCTTGAGGATCACTGGGTTCACCTGCGCAAATCGAATACAGAGCCTATTATCAGGTGTATTGTAGAAGCAAAATCGAAAGATGATGCGGAGAAATTTGCAGAACTTTATTTAGTAGAGCTTACACAGCTGCAAAAATAA
- a CDS encoding DUF3788 family protein, with protein METKLLTDSREYPTEEIIFSHIGRSKSLWNSLFTIIKTDYPQISTEWRYYNDGKSWLLKAIQKSKTIFWLSIVKSSFRTTFYFGDKAEEYILRSRISPDLKKQFREGKRFGKIRGITILFKTKKEIDYAIELINLKLTLK; from the coding sequence ATGGAAACTAAATTACTTACTGACAGCAGGGAATATCCCACAGAAGAAATTATCTTTTCTCACATCGGAAGAAGCAAATCGTTATGGAATTCTCTTTTCACAATTATTAAAACAGATTACCCTCAGATTTCAACCGAGTGGCGTTATTATAACGACGGTAAGAGCTGGCTTTTAAAAGCAATACAAAAATCCAAAACTATCTTCTGGCTCTCGATTGTTAAAAGCTCATTCCGGACGACTTTCTATTTCGGCGACAAAGCTGAAGAGTATATCCTAAGAAGTAGAATTTCTCCGGACTTAAAAAAGCAGTTTAGAGAAGGGAAGAGGTTCGGTAAGATCAGGGGGATAACAATCCTCTTTAAGACGAAGAAAGAGATCGATTACGCAATTGAATTGATAAATCTTAAACTGACTCTGAAATAA
- a CDS encoding NADAR family protein, with protein MNLDYIEIITKNHERRTKNQDHMTLRDRKFFLFILSILLQLLFHSCTSEHQDAKLIYPEHWWTPVYDENKPAWEILPQEALPGEVILSKRNELGLLSNFAPTPFEYRGKRYASLEGFWQMMKYPEGPEDPRSLFPGIEWKYTRDQVSQLASFEAKRAGDLAEENMRRIGITWVTFEGRKFEYRSEIPGEHFRLIVEAMREKVAQNPDVKRVLLSTGNLILRPDHHQDPESPPEWRYYEILTQIRDELKRENK; from the coding sequence ATGAATCTAGATTACATTGAAATAATAACTAAGAACCACGAACGAAGAACCAAGAACCAGGATCATATGACTTTACGCGATAGAAAATTTTTCTTGTTCATTCTTTCGATTCTTTTACAACTTCTATTTCACAGTTGCACTTCAGAACATCAGGATGCAAAACTTATTTACCCTGAACACTGGTGGACTCCGGTTTATGATGAGAACAAACCTGCTTGGGAGATATTGCCTCAGGAGGCATTGCCGGGCGAGGTGATACTATCCAAAAGAAATGAGTTAGGACTCCTTTCCAATTTCGCACCCACGCCATTTGAATACCGGGGTAAGCGTTATGCCAGTCTTGAAGGATTCTGGCAGATGATGAAATACCCCGAAGGCCCGGAAGATCCCCGTTCATTATTCCCGGGGATCGAATGGAAATATACACGCGATCAGGTCTCGCAGCTTGCTTCTTTCGAAGCAAAGCGTGCGGGCGACCTTGCTGAAGAGAATATGCGGAGGATCGGAATTACATGGGTGACTTTTGAAGGAAGAAAATTTGAATACAGATCGGAAATTCCGGGTGAACATTTCAGATTGATCGTCGAGGCTATGCGGGAAAAGGTTGCTCAGAATCCTGATGTGAAGAGGGTGCTCTTATCGACAGGTAATTTGATTTTAAGACCCGACCATCATCAGGATCCCGAATCGCCGCCGGAGTGGAGATATTACGAAATACTTACGCAGATAAGAGATGAATTGAAACGTGAAAATAAATAA
- a CDS encoding class I SAM-dependent methyltransferase: MSSDWIAYNELAWVDDLLSDPDEYSEEVSIYNDLIKRNSRRLPETLLHFGSGAGGHDAFFKEHFNVTGVDLSTGMLNKARARHPEIEYIEGDMRTVRLNRLFDAVVIPDSIDYMASEENLNLAVMNASRHLKPGGVLLIVGKTFETFSNNNFAYTGEKDGIHLTVLENNYINPYKPGTYEAAIFYLIRKEGELTVRSEIHHLGLFPESVWDKAFADAGLELKKEPLNGLYQKNLLGEGEYPLTIFLGIKPE; the protein is encoded by the coding sequence ATGAGTTCTGACTGGATTGCATATAACGAATTAGCTTGGGTGGACGACCTGCTTTCAGATCCGGATGAATACAGTGAGGAAGTATCAATTTATAATGATCTGATAAAAAGGAATTCCCGCCGTCTGCCTGAGACACTTCTTCATTTCGGAAGCGGGGCCGGCGGTCACGATGCATTTTTTAAGGAGCATTTTAATGTAACCGGAGTTGACCTGAGTACAGGAATGCTTAACAAAGCCCGCGCACGGCATCCGGAGATCGAATATATTGAAGGCGATATGAGGACCGTCCGCCTCAACCGGCTCTTCGACGCAGTTGTAATACCGGATTCTATCGATTATATGGCATCTGAGGAGAATCTTAATCTGGCGGTCATGAACGCATCACGGCATCTCAAACCGGGTGGAGTGCTACTTATTGTTGGAAAAACTTTCGAGACTTTCAGTAATAATAATTTTGCCTACACAGGTGAGAAAGACGGAATCCATTTAACCGTGCTCGAGAATAATTACATCAATCCTTATAAACCAGGTACTTACGAAGCTGCAATCTTCTACCTGATCCGGAAGGAAGGGGAGCTTACTGTCCGCTCGGAGATCCACCATCTCGGATTATTTCCGGAATCGGTTTGGGATAAGGCCTTTGCAGACGCAGGTCTTGAATTAAAGAAGGAACCTCTGAACGGATTATACCAGAAGAATCTTCTCGGCGAAGGGGAATACCCGTTAACGATTTTTCTCGGCATCAAACCTGAATAA
- a CDS encoding phospholipase D-like domain-containing protein, producing the protein MVTFIDNKNILLKDFLKEQFDNSVEALCALAFIRQSGVNMLIPFIEKFIERGNSVSIIFANDFGATEAEAIRTLKEVGVKLKYYSNPRTSFHIKSYIFKKSNYGLAIIGSSNLSASGLSSGKEWNVCVKSDEINFVTILQEYEQLWASEYSKDISDQILSKLESQIQSDELKVTLHEEDQYPQPSKLININSSKDNKLNYVITRKPSYHTTWFFQIYKNQLNRRYQRGEFFVVVICDLNSEYERVFAIPYSYLKENVLPYAHLENNDRYLFNVNKSTYVFNWSRNVKMDGRKFLIK; encoded by the coding sequence CAATTCGATAATTCAGTGGAAGCTTTGTGTGCTCTGGCATTTATTCGTCAGAGTGGTGTCAATATGCTTATCCCATTTATAGAAAAATTTATTGAAAGGGGGAATTCAGTTTCAATTATTTTTGCAAATGATTTTGGTGCTACCGAAGCTGAGGCAATTAGAACTTTGAAAGAAGTTGGGGTGAAATTAAAGTATTACTCAAATCCCAGAACCAGTTTTCATATTAAATCCTATATTTTCAAGAAGTCGAATTATGGTTTAGCAATCATAGGCTCATCCAATTTATCTGCGAGTGGATTATCGTCTGGAAAGGAATGGAATGTTTGTGTAAAATCAGATGAAATAAACTTTGTTACTATTTTACAAGAGTATGAACAACTATGGGCATCTGAATATTCAAAAGATATTTCTGATCAAATACTATCAAAATTGGAGAGTCAAATTCAATCTGATGAATTAAAAGTAACTCTTCACGAAGAAGATCAATATCCTCAACCATCAAAGTTAATTAATATAAATTCATCCAAAGACAATAAATTAAATTATGTTATTACAAGAAAACCAAGCTATCATACTACTTGGTTTTTCCAGATTTATAAGAATCAATTAAATCGCCGATATCAAAGAGGCGAATTTTTTGTGGTTGTAATCTGTGATTTGAATTCAGAATATGAAAGAGTATTTGCAATTCCGTATAGCTATTTAAAAGAGAATGTATTGCCTTACGCCCATTTAGAAAATAATGATAGATATCTATTCAATGTAAACAAAAGCACTTATGTTTTTAATTGGTCTCGTAATGTTAAAATGGATGGTCGTAAATTTTTAATAAAATAA